A section of the Citrus sinensis cultivar Valencia sweet orange chromosome 8, DVS_A1.0, whole genome shotgun sequence genome encodes:
- the LOC102630741 gene encoding E3 ubiquitin-protein ligase PUB23-like produces the protein MEEIEVPAHFLCPISLQLMRDPVTVSTGITYDRVNIERWLFTCKNNTCPVTKQVLQETDLTSTTPNHTLRRLIQAWCTINACHGIERIPTPQPPVDKTQIVKILNDAKKSPSTGRKCLRRLRSITLQSERNRSCLEAAGAIEFLATTITKSDDGSDECDEALSILYHLNVSESYLKSIVINNGEEFLESLMRVLKCGNYQSRSYAIMLLKSIFEVADPFQLISVKQEFFTEIVNVLRDHHQFSQQASKAALKLLVELCPWGRNRIKAVEGGGVSVLVDLLLDVTERRVCELMLNVLDLLCRCAEGRAELLKHGAGLAVVSKKILRVSHAASDRAVRILCSVCKFSATARVLQEMLQVGVVSKLCLVLQVDASVKTKERAREILKLNARAWRDSPCVPAHLLSSYPSS, from the coding sequence atggaagaaattgaagttcCTGCACATTTTCTTTGTCCAATTTCGTTGCAACTCATGAGAGATCCGGTTACTGTCTCAACTGGGATCACATACGATAGAGTGAACATAGAGAGATGGTTATTCACATGCAAGAACAACACTTGCCCCGTCACAAAACAGGTGTTGCAAGAAACTGATCTGACGTCGACGACACCGAATCACACACTTCGCCGGTTGATTCAAGCTTGGTGCACAATCAATGCCTGCCATGGAATCGAACGGATCCCAACCCCGCAGCCGCCTGTCGACAAAACCCAGATCGTTAAAATCCTCAATGATGCCAAGAAGTCACCCAGCACGGGGCGCAAATGCTTGAGAAGGTTAAGATCGATCACACTTCAAAGTGAGAGAAACAGGAGTTGCCTTGAAGCTGCTGGCGCCATTGAGTTCTTGGCTACAACCATAACAAAGAGTGATGATGGCTCTGATGAATGCGATGAGGCATTGAGCATTCTTTATCATTTGAATGTTTCTGAGAGCTATTTGAAGAGTATCGTCATCAACAATGGCGAAGAATTCTTGGAGTCTTTGATGCGAGTGTTGAAGTGTGGGAACTACCAATCAAGATCTTATGCTATAATGTTATTGAAGTCTATTTTTGAAGTGGCAGATCCGTTTCAGTTGATCAGCGTTAAGCAGGAGTTCTTTACAGAAATAGTAAACGTTTTGCGTGACCATCATCAGTTCTCACAGCAGGCTTCCAAGGCAGCATTGAAGCTTCTTGTTGAGCTCTGTCCATGGGGAAGAAACAGGATCAAAGCTGTCGAAGGTGGTGGCGTTTCGGTTTTGGTAGATCTTCTTCTTGATGTAACGGAGAGAAGAGTATGTGAACTAATGCTAAACGTATTGGATCTGCTGTGCCGGTGTGCTGAGGGGAGGGCAGAGCTGTTGAAGCATGGAGCTGGGCTGGCTGTTGTTTCAAAGAAAATACTTAGGGTTTCGCATGCGGCAAGTGATAGGGCTGTGAGAATTTTGTGTTCGGTTTGTAAGTTTTCTGCAACTGCTAGGGTTCTTCAAGAGATGTTGCAAGTGGGAGTTGTGTCCAAGTTGTGTTTGGTGCTACAAGTTGATGCTAGTGTTAAGACAAAGGAAAGAGCTAGGGAGATTCTCAAGTTGAATGCTAGGGCTTGGAGGGATTCTCCTTGTGTCCCTGCTCATTTGTTGTCTTCTTACCCATCTTCTTAA